A single region of the Clostridia bacterium genome encodes:
- a CDS encoding 50S ribosomal protein L28, with amino-acid sequence MSRRCAVCGKEHGTGHNVSHSERKTKRRWLPNLQRVRVIWNGSRRRVYVCTRCLRSGKVQRAI; translated from the coding sequence ATGTCCCGACGCTGCGCCGTGTGCGGCAAGGAACACGGAACGGGCCACAACGTCAGCCACTCCGAACGCAAGACGAAGCGCCGCTGGCTTCCCAACCTGCAGCGCGTTCGCGTCATCTGGAACGGGAGCCGTCGCCGCGTCTACGTGTGCACGCGCTGCCTGCGAAGCGGCAAGGTGCAGCGGGCGATCTAA